TCTCCTTCGTTTACAAAGACTCCGTCCGGAATATCAGAATCTTCGTTTTTAGGGGCTTTGGTCTTTTCTTCACTGACTACAAATTGAGTCCCACGAACTCCCGCAGTATAAGAGGCGGAGTTCACTTCCAATTCTTCTTTTTTATTGGATTTTTGAACATTCGCAAATAGTTTACCGGAAATCAAAGTAACCTTTGACGTATTTCTGGAACTGTCGGAAAGAAGTTCAGAGATCTCAATTTTTGTAAACGGCGCAAGTCGTATCACGGAGTTTGCACCCAATTGCAAATCCGCTTTTCCTTCTCCGGTTTCTACTTTCGCCGCTTTTGTAAGAATGACGTTTTTCTTAAGCGCTTCCGTTTTACCAGCTTGAAAATACTGAACCTTTCCGGTTACAAAAAGCGCAACTGCAACTTCTTCATCTGCAAAAACGACTTGAGGTAGAAGCATAAGGAAAAAACCGAAAAATAAAACTTTGCAAATCATATCGAGAGAATTTACACAGATTCCTAAAAAAATCTACAATTAATTTCTCAACTTCAATAAGTCGAAAAAATTCAACTTTTATGGTTATTAATTCTTTTTTCAATCACCTGATTCAAAAGATCTGCGAGTTCTTGAAACTCGTCCCCTTTGCGAATTTTAATCTTCCTTGTTAATTCCTCACCCGCCGCCAATTTTCTAAGTTGGTTTTTGATATTATAAATCGGACCAGCCATCTTGTGAGAATAAATCACAGTAAAAATAACGGTCATCCCTAAAAACAAACCGGATAAAAGCAGAATCCCGTTTACCTGAATTGTAAACATATCAAGTTTATGATCGTAATCAGGAAGAAAGATTTCCCTTTCCACGAACTTTTCCCTTTCTACTCCGTTTTGAACTTCGAAACCTTTTTGATAAATTTTAATGGGATCGCTCCTCAATCTAAAAACGACGCCCTTATCAAACTTAGTGAAGTTCAACCAATACAGAAAACCTAAAGTTAGAACTAAGCCAAAAACAATGAGTAAGGAATAATTCAATAAAAATTTGAATTGAAAGTCCCGGTCTACGATGTAGTTGCTGAAAATTCTTTTTTTACCGGGGTCTTCTTGTGCCATTGCCATGCTAGGGTCCTCGAAGACTAAATTTCCCGATTTATCGGCCGACTGTCAAAGAGAATTTACTTTTAGCGGAGCTGAATCACTTCGGAAACTAATTCTCTCTGAATGGCGATTTCTTTTTCAAGCGTTTGAACATACATAACGTTTTCATCCATGTCCACGATAACGCCCTCGATTTCTTTTCCATCGATTAAAATGACTTTTTCCAATCTTTGAAAATCCGTTAGTAATTCTTGTTTACTTGAGTAAGACCGGT
The DNA window shown above is from Leptospira mayottensis 200901116 and carries:
- a CDS encoding FecR family protein; amino-acid sequence: MICKVLFFGFFLMLLPQVVFADEEVAVALFVTGKVQYFQAGKTEALKKNVILTKAAKVETGEGKADLQLGANSVIRLAPFTKIEISELLSDSSRNTSKVTLISGKLFANVQKSNKKEELEVNSASYTAGVRGTQFVVSEEKTKAPKNEDSDIPDGVFVNEGEVVVHSFSGGDLDLKMGEQATWNGKELLVEPLKEFMKEKMKIIQNFKVIKTENYEMLKNQKLKNKELLENFPKS
- a CDS encoding HAMP domain-containing protein, with translation MAMAQEDPGKKRIFSNYIVDRDFQFKFLLNYSLLIVFGLVLTLGFLYWLNFTKFDKGVVFRLRSDPIKIYQKGFEVQNGVEREKFVEREIFLPDYDHKLDMFTIQVNGILLLSGLFLGMTVIFTVIYSHKMAGPIYNIKNQLRKLAAGEELTRKIKIRKGDEFQELADLLNQVIEKRINNHKS